One region of Streptomyces sp. CG4 genomic DNA includes:
- a CDS encoding DUF4142 domain-containing protein: MGGAMAVTLAALAYPSMLGLNKVTTAQDRVVANTPWGPLTEQDRDFVVKVRAAGLWEYPVGQIGLQKGTTPGVITASKHLVDGHAALDTTCRKIAPMLNITLPNLPSPQQQGFVTQLKADSGRKFDSDFANILRMTHGAIFNTISKIRSTTKNSLVRALADQANDTVLDHMTVMEKTGLVDFDQTIFQQTTPPKLPNSDLTPPPPPAGQPQVVLTPPPGATSTPADINGIAGGGGGGGAGASPGASPAPTAG; encoded by the coding sequence GTGGGCGGTGCGATGGCCGTGACGCTCGCGGCACTGGCCTACCCGAGCATGCTCGGCCTGAACAAGGTCACCACCGCCCAGGACCGTGTCGTCGCCAACACCCCGTGGGGGCCGCTCACCGAGCAGGACCGGGACTTCGTGGTGAAGGTGCGCGCGGCCGGCCTGTGGGAGTACCCGGTGGGGCAGATCGGGCTGCAGAAGGGCACCACACCGGGGGTCATCACGGCCAGCAAGCACCTGGTCGACGGCCACGCCGCGCTGGACACCACCTGCCGCAAGATAGCGCCGATGCTGAACATCACACTGCCCAACCTGCCGAGCCCCCAACAGCAGGGTTTTGTCACCCAGTTGAAGGCGGACAGCGGCAGGAAGTTCGACAGCGACTTCGCCAACATCCTGCGGATGACACACGGCGCGATCTTCAACACGATCTCGAAGATCCGGTCCACCACCAAGAACTCGCTGGTGCGCGCCCTCGCCGACCAGGCCAATGACACCGTGCTGGACCATATGACGGTGATGGAGAAGACCGGTCTGGTCGACTTCGACCAGACCATCTTCCAGCAGACGACCCCGCCGAAGCTGCCGAACTCCGATCTGACCCCGCCACCGCCTCCGGCGGGTCAGCCGCAGGTGGTGCTGACGCCGCCGCCGGGCGCGACGTCCACGCCCGCCGACATCAACGGGATCGCCGGAGGCGGGGGCGGGGGCGGGGCCGGGGCTTCGCCGGGGGCGAGTCCGGCACCGACCGCGGGCTGA
- a CDS encoding DUF4328 domain-containing protein, which translates to MTEQMDQSAARTLAYQPVQVTGRLAVGGLLLAGLAWLVRGVWEMRLAVAGEPASGPPDQGFGVHRPLNSLENSYHLVSSAGGVVVFLCAMLFLSWLTRLRENARALSGDTPKYAGIWMFLGWFVPVVNLWFPRGIVVDAFRSSAPGRRLPVSVNVWWGLWLAGMLTGVGIVYRDSTDRIIERAYTEGWQLLVSDALVVAAALAGAFAVRAVTAAQVERIRAGQVADAQVAEPV; encoded by the coding sequence ATGACCGAACAGATGGATCAGTCCGCCGCCCGTACGCTCGCGTACCAGCCGGTCCAGGTGACCGGGCGGCTGGCGGTCGGGGGACTGCTGCTCGCCGGGCTCGCCTGGCTCGTACGAGGGGTGTGGGAGATGCGGCTCGCGGTCGCCGGGGAGCCGGCCTCCGGGCCGCCCGACCAGGGCTTCGGGGTGCACCGGCCGCTCAACTCGCTGGAGAATTCATACCACTTGGTGTCGTCGGCGGGCGGCGTGGTGGTCTTTCTCTGCGCCATGCTCTTCCTGTCCTGGCTGACCAGGCTGCGGGAGAACGCGCGGGCGCTGTCGGGGGACACGCCGAAGTACGCGGGGATATGGATGTTCCTCGGGTGGTTCGTGCCCGTGGTCAACCTGTGGTTCCCGCGGGGGATCGTCGTCGACGCCTTCCGCAGCAGCGCGCCCGGACGGAGGCTGCCCGTCTCCGTCAACGTGTGGTGGGGGCTGTGGCTGGCCGGGATGCTCACCGGGGTGGGGATCGTCTACCGCGACTCCACGGACCGGATCATCGAGCGCGCCTACACCGAGGGGTGGCAGCTGCTGGTGTCCGACGCCCTCGTCGTGGCGGCCGCCCTCGCCGGCGCCTTCGCCGTACGGGCCGTCACCGCCGCCCAGGTGGAGCGGATCCGTGCGGGGCAGGTGGCCGACGCCCAGGTGGCCGAGCCCGTCTAG
- a CDS encoding flotillin family protein — protein MEVLGVLVAVCLVVVLLALFGFSRLYRKVDQSQALIVSKTRRVDVSFTGQVVLPILHKAEVMDISVKTIEISRSGRDGLICRDNIRADIRILFFVKVNKTVEDVIKVAQTVGTERASHQDTLQELFHAKFSEALKTVGKQLDFTDLYTKREELRYHVIELIGIDLNGYHLEDAAIDYLEQTPVTQLDPANVLDAQGIRKITELTAIEHVRTNEAQRTEQKEITRQNVDAREAILELERRQADAEIKQKREIETSRAREEAETARVVEEERLRAQGAFLRTEEQLGVQRENQAREIAVAAKNRERVIAVENERIEKDRLLEVIARERETQLTRISADKEVEAEKREIAEVVRERVAVDRTVAEQEESIKKLRLVEEAERERQALVIAAEAEAQEKLVKDIKAAEAAEQAATHRAAEELTLAEARLKTADLDARAKLRLAEGVQAEAAAEGLAAVQVRDKEAEVTVKAGRAEAEATEARLRAEAEGTQAKALAEAEGARARGLAEAEGARAAAEATEVRLKAEAEGARAKALAEATAIGEKLKAEAEGLTEKAAAMAALDEASRGHEEYRLRLAAEKEIRLAGLETQRQVAEAQASVLATGLEHADIDIVGGESVFFDRLVSAVSFGKGVDGFVDNSRTAQALAKPWLDGTSSFTEDLGRVLGSLGTADVRNLTVSALLMKQIRGGGPNAGQLQKLLDRASELGLADTPLAALNGSGAGS, from the coding sequence ATGGAAGTCCTCGGCGTGCTCGTCGCCGTCTGTCTCGTCGTCGTGCTGCTGGCGCTGTTCGGGTTCTCGCGGCTGTACCGCAAGGTGGACCAGAGCCAGGCCCTGATCGTGTCGAAGACGCGGCGGGTCGACGTCTCCTTCACCGGGCAGGTCGTGCTCCCGATCCTGCACAAGGCCGAGGTGATGGACATCTCGGTGAAGACGATCGAGATCAGCCGCTCCGGCCGGGACGGGCTGATCTGCCGGGACAACATCCGCGCCGACATCCGGATCCTGTTCTTCGTGAAGGTCAACAAGACCGTCGAGGACGTCATCAAGGTCGCCCAGACCGTCGGCACCGAGCGCGCCAGCCACCAGGACACGCTGCAGGAGCTGTTCCACGCGAAGTTCTCCGAGGCGCTGAAGACCGTCGGCAAGCAGCTGGACTTCACCGACCTGTACACCAAGCGCGAGGAACTCCGCTACCACGTCATCGAGTTGATCGGCATCGACCTCAACGGCTACCACCTTGAGGACGCCGCGATCGACTACCTGGAGCAGACCCCGGTCACCCAGCTCGACCCGGCCAACGTCCTCGACGCGCAGGGCATTCGCAAGATCACCGAGCTGACGGCGATCGAGCACGTGCGCACCAACGAGGCCCAGCGCACCGAGCAGAAGGAGATCACCCGGCAGAACGTCGACGCCCGCGAGGCCATCCTGGAGCTGGAGCGGCGGCAGGCGGACGCGGAGATCAAGCAGAAGCGGGAGATCGAGACCTCCCGCGCCCGCGAGGAGGCCGAGACCGCCCGCGTGGTGGAGGAGGAGCGGCTGCGCGCCCAGGGCGCCTTCCTGCGCACCGAGGAACAACTCGGCGTACAGCGCGAGAACCAGGCCCGGGAGATCGCCGTCGCCGCGAAGAACCGCGAACGGGTCATCGCCGTCGAGAACGAGCGCATCGAGAAGGACCGCCTGCTGGAGGTCATCGCCCGGGAACGGGAGACCCAGCTGACCCGGATCTCCGCCGACAAGGAGGTCGAGGCGGAGAAGCGGGAGATCGCCGAGGTCGTCCGGGAGCGGGTGGCGGTGGACCGTACGGTCGCCGAGCAGGAGGAGTCCATCAAGAAGCTGCGTCTCGTCGAGGAGGCGGAGCGCGAGCGGCAGGCCCTCGTCATCGCCGCCGAGGCCGAGGCGCAGGAGAAGCTGGTCAAGGACATCAAGGCCGCGGAGGCCGCGGAACAGGCGGCGACGCACCGGGCCGCGGAGGAACTCACCCTCGCCGAGGCCCGGTTGAAGACCGCCGACCTCGACGCCCGCGCCAAGCTGCGGCTCGCCGAGGGCGTCCAGGCCGAGGCCGCCGCCGAGGGCCTCGCCGCCGTTCAGGTCCGCGACAAGGAGGCCGAGGTCACCGTCAAGGCCGGCCGCGCGGAGGCGGAGGCCACGGAGGCCCGGCTGCGGGCCGAGGCGGAGGGCACCCAGGCCAAGGCCCTCGCGGAGGCGGAGGGCGCACGAGCCAGGGGGCTCGCCGAGGCCGAGGGTGCGCGGGCGGCCGCGGAGGCCACGGAGGTGCGGCTCAAGGCCGAGGCGGAAGGCGCCCGTGCGAAGGCGCTCGCGGAGGCCACCGCCATCGGCGAGAAGCTGAAGGCCGAGGCCGAGGGCCTCACCGAGAAGGCCGCCGCGATGGCCGCGCTGGACGAGGCCTCGCGCGGGCACGAGGAGTACCGGCTGCGGCTCGCGGCGGAGAAGGAGATCCGGCTGGCCGGTCTGGAGACGCAGCGGCAGGTCGCCGAGGCGCAGGCGAGCGTCCTCGCGACCGGGCTGGAGCACGCCGACATCGACATCGTCGGCGGGGAGTCCGTCTTCTTCGACCGGCTGGTCTCGGCGGTCTCCTTCGGCAAGGGCGTGGACGGCTTCGTCGACAACTCCCGTACGGCACAGGCGCTGGCGAAGCCCTGGCTGGACGGCACGAGCAGCTTCACGGAGGACCTGGGCCGCGTTCTGGGCTCCCTCGGCACGGCGGACGTGCGTAACCTGACGGTGTCGGCGCTGCTGATGAAGCAGATCAGGGGCGGCGGCCCGAATGCGGGACAGCTCCAGAAACTCCTCGACCGTGCGAGCGAACTGGGTCTGGCCGACACCCCGCTCGCCGCCCTGAACGGGAGCGGTGCGGGGAGCTGA
- a CDS encoding MIP/aquaporin family protein, whose amino-acid sequence MAVEIPAIIKPSRFRSRGGLLGECLAEFLGTFVLISFGCGVVAMAVAALPGSGRAATPTTIFLAAGDWLLITWGWAMAVVFGVYVAGGVSGAHINPAVTLAMAVRRGFSWAKVVPYWFAQVLGAFTGAALVYLVYHDAIHAYDHAAAGPKVNGHTNATFSIFATFPAAYFHGGVWGPLIDQIVGTAFLLMLIAAVLDVRNQAVQSNLGPLVVGFVVAAIGMSYGANAGYAINPARDFGPRLLTWVEGWRSLAFPGSVSGTFSAYWWIPIVGPLIGGVAGIVVYDLFIGDVLLLRAELVEPPEPGRSAPVRTTDEE is encoded by the coding sequence ATGGCTGTCGAAATCCCCGCGATCATCAAGCCGTCCCGGTTCAGAAGCCGGGGAGGGCTGCTGGGCGAGTGCCTCGCCGAGTTCCTCGGGACGTTCGTGCTCATCTCCTTCGGCTGTGGTGTGGTCGCGATGGCGGTGGCGGCGCTGCCCGGTTCGGGCCGTGCCGCGACGCCCACGACGATCTTCCTCGCGGCCGGCGACTGGCTGCTGATCACCTGGGGCTGGGCGATGGCCGTCGTCTTCGGCGTGTACGTGGCCGGCGGCGTCAGCGGCGCCCACATCAACCCGGCGGTCACCCTGGCCATGGCCGTGCGCCGCGGGTTCTCCTGGGCCAAGGTCGTGCCCTACTGGTTCGCACAGGTCCTCGGCGCCTTCACCGGCGCCGCGCTCGTCTATCTCGTCTACCACGACGCGATCCACGCCTACGACCACGCGGCGGCCGGCCCGAAGGTGAACGGGCACACCAATGCCACCTTCTCGATCTTCGCGACCTTTCCGGCCGCCTACTTCCACGGCGGCGTCTGGGGACCGCTGATCGACCAGATCGTCGGTACGGCGTTCCTGCTCATGCTGATCGCCGCCGTCCTCGACGTACGCAACCAGGCCGTGCAGTCCAACCTCGGCCCGCTGGTCGTGGGCTTCGTCGTCGCCGCGATCGGCATGTCCTACGGCGCGAACGCGGGGTACGCCATCAACCCCGCCCGTGACTTCGGGCCGCGGCTGCTGACCTGGGTCGAGGGCTGGAGGAGCCTGGCGTTCCCGGGGAGCGTGTCCGGCACGTTCAGCGCGTACTGGTGGATCCCGATCGTCGGGCCGCTGATCGGTGGCGTGGCCGGGATCGTCGTGTACGACCTCTTCATCGGTGACGTCCTGCTGCTCCGGGCGGAACTGGTGGAGCCGCCGGAGCCGGGACGTTCGGCTCCGGTGCGCACCACCGACGAGGAGTAG
- a CDS encoding transcriptional regulator, with translation MTGSRDDAPPALDRELHHPTRLALAAYLSACGEAEFAVLRDYCEVSDSTLSKTLSALEKTGYVSIRKGYLGKRPRTWAALTLSGRRAVARHLAALEEIAATARRAACAGAQESGTPET, from the coding sequence ATGACAGGCTCCAGGGACGACGCGCCCCCCGCCCTCGACCGCGAACTCCACCACCCGACCCGGCTGGCCCTCGCCGCCTATCTCTCGGCGTGCGGCGAGGCGGAGTTCGCCGTCCTGCGGGACTACTGCGAGGTCTCCGACTCCACGCTGAGCAAGACCCTCTCCGCACTGGAGAAGACGGGCTACGTCAGCATCCGCAAGGGCTACCTCGGCAAGCGCCCGCGCACCTGGGCCGCCCTCACCCTCAGCGGCCGCAGGGCGGTCGCCCGTCATCTGGCGGCACTGGAGGAGATCGCGGCGACGGCCCGCCGGGCCGCGTGCGCCGGTGCACAGGAATCCGGCACACCCGAGACCTGA
- a CDS encoding DUF6445 family protein, translated as MPPQPPPRMPAALPVLPYRKPTKGRDYWVFDDALPEADAVRERCLAKDDWVEGYPYTSETWPGLRAMPGLEPGELAVIERLVKKATGAKDLWVQQAPGGGTLNHNCVQVVGEGESEPRPHTDSRALCRYAAVLYLNPDVPKDCGTAFYRQSLPGGRLGGNVVQAPHNNLVEALGTRFVPGNHFEEDVRVPHRYNRLLLYNANLVHSATGYHGKTLEEKRMTAVFFWMA; from the coding sequence ATGCCCCCACAGCCTCCCCCCAGGATGCCCGCCGCGCTGCCTGTCCTGCCCTACCGCAAGCCCACCAAGGGCCGGGACTACTGGGTGTTCGACGACGCGCTGCCCGAGGCCGACGCCGTACGGGAGCGGTGTCTGGCCAAGGACGACTGGGTCGAGGGCTACCCGTACACCTCCGAGACCTGGCCCGGGCTGCGCGCCATGCCCGGACTGGAGCCGGGTGAACTCGCCGTCATCGAGAGGCTGGTGAAGAAGGCCACCGGGGCGAAGGATCTGTGGGTGCAGCAGGCGCCCGGCGGCGGCACCCTGAACCACAACTGCGTCCAGGTGGTCGGCGAAGGTGAGAGCGAGCCCCGCCCGCACACCGACTCCCGCGCGCTGTGCCGGTACGCGGCCGTGCTCTACCTCAACCCGGACGTCCCCAAGGACTGCGGCACCGCGTTCTACCGCCAGTCACTGCCGGGCGGCCGGCTCGGCGGCAACGTCGTCCAGGCCCCGCACAACAACCTGGTCGAGGCCCTGGGCACCCGGTTCGTGCCCGGCAACCACTTCGAGGAGGACGTCCGCGTCCCGCACCGGTACAACCGCCTCCTCCTCTACAACGCCAACCTCGTGCACAGCGCGACCGGTTACCACGGCAAGACGCTGGAGGAGAAGCGGATGACGGCGGTCTTCTTCTGGATGGCCTGA
- a CDS encoding SDR family NAD(P)-dependent oxidoreductase, with the protein MSSIAIVGAGPGLGAAVARRFGQEGYAVALFARDVGRLDALVRDLGEGGVTAQGFVADVRRPEELVAALARAAEELGTVEVLQYSPVPHRDFMRPVLETGHRDLVGPIEFSVYGPVAAVQQVLPGMRRLGRGTILFVNGGTAAVPHTDRAGTSIAFAAESAYGHLLHERLASEGIHVAQLVIPGAITPGHVRKDPAVLAETLWGLHRDRHGFRHFADDLDSC; encoded by the coding sequence ATGAGCAGTATCGCCATCGTGGGTGCCGGACCGGGGCTCGGAGCCGCTGTCGCGCGGCGGTTCGGGCAGGAGGGGTACGCCGTCGCCCTCTTCGCCCGGGACGTGGGGCGGCTCGACGCGCTGGTACGGGACCTCGGCGAGGGCGGGGTGACGGCCCAGGGGTTCGTCGCGGACGTCCGCAGGCCGGAGGAGCTGGTGGCGGCGCTGGCGCGGGCGGCGGAGGAGCTGGGGACCGTCGAGGTGCTGCAGTACAGCCCGGTGCCGCACCGGGACTTCATGCGGCCCGTGCTGGAGACCGGGCACCGCGATCTGGTCGGGCCCATCGAGTTCTCCGTGTACGGGCCGGTCGCCGCCGTGCAGCAGGTGCTGCCGGGGATGCGGCGGCTGGGGCGCGGGACGATCCTGTTCGTCAACGGCGGGACCGCCGCCGTCCCGCACACCGACCGGGCGGGGACGTCCATCGCGTTCGCCGCGGAGAGCGCGTACGGGCATCTGCTGCACGAGCGGCTCGCGAGCGAGGGGATCCATGTCGCCCAACTGGTGATCCCGGGGGCGATCACACCGGGACATGTGCGCAAGGATCCGGCCGTGCTGGCCGAGACGCTGTGGGGACTGCACCGGGACCGGCACGGTTTCCGGCACTTCGCCGACGATCTGGACAGCTGCTGA
- a CDS encoding PucR family transcriptional regulator yields MGEQQDRHDLPEHYLGGFARTLAEAAATGRRLTREELKVRRALGEQAADAGHGLRALVVAHLAATRAAWPATDGSAESSLATLAAVEQAIDAFAEGYERAQRLAVRREEAARREFIDDLLYGRSDLGRLAERAERFGLTLSRAYAVAVAEGPSAYAEGGPVARRVEAAVLARFDSHNTLLTTKNGRLLCIAPGDEDEILLHFAQQAYAATGASGAALRVAIGRAQHGAGGIVQSYEEALAALEMADRLGLAGPVLRAADLLVYPVLARDRQALVDLVSHTLGPLTTARGGAGPLLETLVAYFDAGCVAAEAARRLSLSVRALTYRLERIHKLTAANPADPAHRYMLQTAVIGARLLDWPHRPL; encoded by the coding sequence ATGGGGGAGCAGCAGGACCGGCATGACCTGCCCGAGCACTATCTGGGCGGCTTCGCGCGGACGTTGGCCGAGGCGGCGGCCACCGGCCGGCGGCTGACCAGGGAGGAACTTAAGGTCCGGCGGGCGCTCGGCGAACAGGCCGCCGACGCCGGGCACGGACTGCGTGCGCTGGTGGTCGCCCACCTGGCCGCCACCCGCGCCGCCTGGCCGGCCACGGACGGCTCGGCCGAGAGCAGCCTGGCCACGCTGGCCGCCGTGGAGCAGGCGATCGACGCGTTCGCCGAGGGCTACGAACGCGCGCAGCGGCTCGCCGTGCGCCGCGAGGAGGCCGCACGCCGGGAGTTCATCGACGATCTGCTCTACGGCCGCAGCGACCTGGGCCGGCTCGCCGAGCGCGCCGAACGCTTCGGCCTCACGCTCTCCCGGGCGTACGCGGTGGCCGTCGCGGAGGGCCCGTCCGCCTATGCCGAGGGCGGCCCGGTCGCCCGCCGGGTCGAGGCCGCCGTACTCGCCCGCTTCGACTCCCACAACACCCTGCTCACCACCAAGAACGGCCGGCTGCTGTGCATCGCGCCCGGCGACGAGGACGAGATCCTGCTGCACTTCGCCCAGCAGGCGTACGCGGCGACGGGCGCCTCCGGCGCGGCGCTGCGGGTCGCCATCGGCCGCGCCCAGCACGGCGCGGGCGGGATCGTGCAGTCGTACGAAGAGGCCCTCGCCGCGCTGGAGATGGCGGACCGTCTCGGTCTGGCCGGGCCGGTACTGCGCGCCGCCGACCTGCTCGTCTACCCGGTACTGGCCCGGGACCGGCAGGCGCTCGTGGACCTGGTCTCGCACACGCTCGGCCCGCTCACCACGGCCCGCGGCGGCGCCGGTCCGCTGCTGGAGACCCTGGTCGCGTACTTCGACGCCGGCTGTGTGGCCGCCGAGGCCGCCCGCCGGCTCTCGCTCAGCGTGCGCGCGCTCACCTACCGCCTGGAGCGCATCCACAAACTCACCGCCGCGAACCCGGCCGACCCGGCACATCGCTACATGCTCCAGACCGCCGTGATCGGCGCCCGCCTCCTGGACTGGCCCCACCGCCCGCTGTGA
- a CDS encoding cytochrome C oxidase subunit I — translation MNGPPRPGADGALADEVEGYLLWQARIAEAEQRAREFAAPMEWLTTAQREDVERRYVADSLQRARADLERVAARCVSLRAEYEQRYEELRRRCVGAALAVCAVCAVCAVVAGVLLVL, via the coding sequence GTGAACGGTCCGCCGAGGCCGGGCGCCGACGGTGCCCTGGCCGACGAGGTGGAGGGATACCTGCTCTGGCAGGCCCGGATCGCCGAGGCGGAGCAGCGCGCACGGGAGTTCGCCGCGCCCATGGAGTGGCTGACGACCGCGCAGCGCGAGGACGTCGAGCGCCGGTACGTCGCCGACAGCCTGCAACGCGCCCGGGCGGACCTGGAACGCGTTGCGGCCCGCTGCGTCTCGCTGCGCGCCGAGTACGAGCAGCGCTACGAGGAGCTGCGCCGCCGCTGCGTCGGCGCGGCCCTCGCGGTGTGCGCCGTATGTGCCGTGTGCGCCGTCGTGGCCGGGGTGCTGCTGGTCCTGTGA
- the ctaD gene encoding cytochrome c oxidase subunit I → MSILNEPHGAAAPEDSYESEVPVRGRQPGSVLVKWLTTTDHKTIGTLYLVTSFAFFLIGGVLALVMRAELARPGLQIVSNEQFNQAFTMHGTIMLLMFATPLFAGFTNWIMPLQIGAPDVAFPRLNMFAYWLYLFGSLIAVGGFLTPDGAADFGWFAYSPLTDAVRSPGPGGDMWIMGLAFSGFGTILGSVNFITTIICMRAPGLTMFRMPIFVWNVLLTGVLVLLAFPVLAAALFALEADRQFGAHVFDAANGGSLLWQHLFWFFGHPEVYIIALPFFGIVSEVIPVFSRKPMFGYMGLIAATISIAGLSITVWAHHMYVTGGVLLPFFAFMTFLIAVPTGVKFFNWIGTMWQGSLSFETPMLWSAGFLVTFLFGGLTGVILASPPMDFHISDSYFVVAHFHYVVFGTVVFAMFAGFHYWWPKMTGKMLDERLGKLTFWTLFVGFHTTFLVQHWLGAEGMPRRYADYLASDGFTALNTVSSIGSFLLGLSMLPFLYNVWKTARYGKPVGVDDPWGYGRSLEWATSCPPPRHNFVTLPRIRSESPAFDLHHPDIALAEHEHQLPARTGRGQG, encoded by the coding sequence GTGAGCATCCTCAACGAACCGCATGGTGCCGCCGCGCCCGAGGACTCGTACGAGAGCGAGGTGCCGGTCCGGGGCAGGCAGCCGGGCAGCGTCCTGGTGAAGTGGCTGACGACCACCGACCACAAGACGATCGGCACGCTGTATCTGGTGACGTCCTTCGCGTTCTTCCTGATCGGCGGCGTGCTGGCCCTCGTCATGCGCGCCGAGCTGGCCCGGCCGGGCCTGCAGATCGTCTCGAACGAGCAGTTCAACCAGGCGTTCACAATGCACGGCACGATCATGCTGCTGATGTTCGCGACGCCGCTGTTCGCCGGCTTCACGAACTGGATCATGCCGCTGCAGATCGGCGCGCCCGATGTGGCGTTCCCCCGGCTGAACATGTTCGCCTACTGGCTGTACCTGTTCGGCTCGCTCATCGCGGTGGGCGGCTTCCTCACCCCGGACGGCGCGGCCGACTTCGGCTGGTTCGCCTACTCGCCGCTCACCGACGCGGTCCGCTCACCCGGTCCGGGCGGCGACATGTGGATCATGGGCCTGGCCTTCTCCGGCTTCGGCACCATCCTCGGCTCGGTCAACTTCATCACCACGATCATCTGCATGCGCGCACCCGGTCTGACCATGTTCCGCATGCCGATCTTCGTGTGGAACGTGCTGCTCACCGGTGTCCTGGTGCTGCTCGCCTTCCCGGTGCTGGCCGCCGCGCTGTTCGCGCTGGAGGCGGACCGGCAGTTCGGCGCCCATGTCTTCGACGCGGCCAACGGCGGCTCCCTGCTGTGGCAACACCTCTTCTGGTTCTTCGGCCATCCGGAGGTGTACATCATCGCGTTGCCGTTCTTCGGCATCGTCTCCGAGGTGATCCCGGTGTTCTCCCGCAAGCCGATGTTCGGCTACATGGGCCTGATCGCCGCGACCATCTCCATCGCCGGACTGTCCATCACCGTGTGGGCGCACCACATGTACGTCACCGGCGGGGTGCTGCTGCCGTTCTTCGCCTTCATGACGTTCCTGATCGCCGTACCGACCGGGGTGAAGTTCTTCAACTGGATCGGCACGATGTGGCAGGGCAGTCTGTCCTTCGAGACACCGATGCTGTGGTCCGCGGGCTTCCTGGTGACGTTCCTGTTCGGCGGGCTGACCGGGGTCATCCTGGCCTCACCGCCGATGGACTTCCACATCTCCGACTCGTACTTCGTGGTGGCCCACTTCCACTACGTGGTCTTCGGCACGGTCGTCTTCGCGATGTTCGCGGGCTTCCACTACTGGTGGCCGAAGATGACCGGCAAGATGCTGGACGAGCGCCTCGGCAAGCTCACCTTCTGGACGCTGTTCGTCGGTTTCCACACCACGTTCCTGGTCCAGCACTGGCTGGGCGCCGAGGGCATGCCGCGCCGCTACGCCGACTACCTGGCCTCCGACGGCTTCACCGCCCTGAACACGGTCTCCTCGATCGGCTCGTTCCTGCTCGGTCTGTCGATGCTGCCGTTCCTCTACAACGTGTGGAAGACGGCCCGGTACGGCAAGCCGGTCGGCGTGGACGACCCGTGGGGCTACGGCCGTTCGCTGGAGTGGGCGACCTCCTGCCCGCCCCCGCGGCACAACTTCGTCACCCTGCCCCGGATCCGCAGCGAGTCCCCGGCGTTCGACCTGCACCACCCCGACATCGCGCTGGCCGAGCACGAGCACCAGCTCCCGGCCCGGACCGGCCGAGGGCAGGGGTGA